In Micropterus dolomieu isolate WLL.071019.BEF.003 ecotype Adirondacks linkage group LG17, ASM2129224v1, whole genome shotgun sequence, one genomic interval encodes:
- the LOC123986373 gene encoding myelin protein zero-like protein 2 produces the protein MCVKGLNFLTVLSGLVASGVLQVSGMRIYTSGDMEAVNGTDVRLKCTFQSSSPINPNTIVISWSFRPFKPGQEESVFHYQQRPYPPLEGIFRKRIAWAGDVMGRDASIILQQVKFTYNGTYICQVKNPPDVHGTVGEIRLRVVTTASFSELLLLALGIGGGIAAVVILLIIILSCRRCKKRTQRQREGNEEAPSKDTKDPTVW, from the exons GCGTGCTGCAGGTCAGCGGGATGCGTATATACACATCGGGGGACATGGAGGCGGTCAACGGGACGGATGTTCGTCTGAAGTGCACATTCCAGAGTTCCTCCCCCATCAACCCCAACACCATAGTCATCTCCTGGAGCTTCAGGCCATTTAAACCAGGCCAAGAAGAGTCG GTGTTCCACTACCAGCAGCGACCATATCCTCCTCTAGAGGGCATTTTCAGGAAGCGTATCGCTTGGGCTGGTGATGTCATGGGCCGTGATGCCTCCATCATACTTCAACAGGTCAAGTTCACCTACAATGGTACTTACATCTGCCAGGTCAAAAATCCGCCGGATGTCCACGGCACGGTTGGTGAGATTCGACTCCGTGTGGTCACCACAG CTTCTTTCTCAGAACTTCTCCTTCTGGCGTTGGGCATCGGGGGCGGTATAGCCGCTGTGgtcatcctcctcatcatcatttTGTCCTGCAGGAGATGCAAGaagaggacacagagacagagggaagggaACGAGGAGGCTCCCAGTAAAGACACTAAAGACCCCACCGTGTGGTAA